The Streptococcus pluranimalium genome contains a region encoding:
- a CDS encoding lipoate--protein ligase, with protein sequence MKYIVNTSNNPHYNIALEAYAFRELVDEDELFILWINEPAIIIGRHQNAIEEINKEYTDAHGIHIARRLSGGGAVYHDLNNLNYTIISNKAGEGSFDFETFSKPVIDTLAKLGVKAEFSGRNDLEIDGKKIAGNAQAYHKGRMMHHGCLLFDVDMTVLGDALKVSKDKIESKGVKSVRARVTNINNELPEKMTVLEFQDALLNQMKEEYPDMTEYVFSDEDLAAIQKSYDEQFNTWEWNFGSSPEYTVSRAVRYPAGKITTYANVENSIIKGLTIYGDFFGVKPAKDIEELLVGTRYEYKDVLEKLQTIDTTQYFSRMTTEEVAKAIVA encoded by the coding sequence ATGAAATATATTGTCAATACCAGTAATAATCCACATTACAATATTGCCCTTGAAGCTTATGCTTTTCGTGAACTAGTTGATGAGGATGAGCTATTCATTTTATGGATTAATGAGCCAGCCATTATCATCGGTCGTCATCAAAATGCCATCGAAGAAATTAACAAAGAATACACTGACGCGCATGGTATCCATATCGCTCGCCGTCTTTCAGGTGGCGGTGCGGTTTACCATGATTTGAACAACCTCAACTATACCATCATTTCTAATAAGGCTGGCGAAGGGTCATTCGACTTTGAAACGTTCTCAAAACCTGTTATCGATACCTTGGCAAAATTGGGTGTCAAGGCTGAGTTTTCAGGGCGTAATGATCTGGAAATTGATGGTAAAAAAATCGCCGGAAATGCTCAAGCCTACCACAAAGGTCGCATGATGCACCATGGTTGCCTCCTCTTTGATGTAGATATGACGGTGCTGGGAGATGCTCTAAAGGTGAGTAAAGATAAAATCGAGTCTAAAGGTGTCAAGTCAGTTCGTGCCCGTGTCACCAATATTAATAACGAATTGCCAGAAAAAATGACAGTTTTGGAGTTCCAAGATGCCCTCTTGAACCAAATGAAAGAAGAATACCCTGACATGACAGAGTATGTCTTCTCAGATGAAGACCTGGCAGCCATCCAAAAATCATACGATGAGCAATTCAATACTTGGGAATGGAACTTTGGCTCATCACCAGAGTACACAGTTTCACGTGCCGTTCGTTACCCAGCAGGTAAAATCACAACCTATGCCAACGTTGAGAACTCAATCATCAAAGGCTTGACCATCTATGGAGACTTCTTTGGTGTCAAACCAGCTAAAGATATTGAAGAGCTCTTAGTAGGCACCCGATATGAGTACAAAGACGTTCTTGAAAAACTCCAAACAATCGACACCACACAATATTTCTCACGCATGACAACAGAAGAAGTAGCTAAAGCTATTGTTGCCTAA